A window of Pedococcus badiiscoriae genomic DNA:
ACGCGATGGTGGGGGCGGACTCGGTGCCCGTCCACTCGGCGGCAGGCAGGGCATCGGCGAACCGGGAGACGTTGACCCCGTTGGGGATGACGACCGCATCCCCTCCCAGGTGGGTGGTGACGGTCCGCCGGGCATCCTCCGAGACGGCGATCCGGCCGTTGATCTTCTCCAGGCTCGGGCGCAGCAGCGGGTAGGCCGCCTGCATCGCGCGGGACCGCAGGTTCGACGTGTGGAAGGTGGCCACCACGGGGCCCTCGGCCGACCACAGGGCCAGCAGCGCGATGCTGGGCGTCACGGGCTCGTGGATGTGCAGCACGTCGAAGTCGCCCGCCTCCAGCCAGCGGCCGACCCGCGCGGCGGTCAGCGGCCCGAAGTTCAGCCGGGCGACGGAGCCGTTGTACCGCACCGGAACGGCGCGGCCGACGGACTCGACGTAGTCGGGCAGGGGGGTGTCCTCGTCGGCCGGTGCGAGGACCGAGGCGTGGTGTCCCTGGCCGAGGAAGTGCTCCGCGAGGTCGCGGACGTGGTACTGCACTCCCCCGGGCACGTCGAAGGAGTAGGGGCAGACGATGCCGATCCTCATACGAACACCCGCTGGAGCATGTGCCAGTCGGCGGTGTGCTCCACGATTGCCGTGCCGAGCACGTCGGCGCAGGCCTGCGTCATCGCGACCGCCTTGGCCCGGGTCGTGCCGGTCGAGGGCACCTCGACCCGGTCGTGGAAGGTGATGACGATGCGGTGCCGCCAGGTCGAGGTGTCGAGCCGCTCGTAGTGGATCGACACGGGGTGCAGCGCCGCGCCGGAGCCCAGCGCCAGCGCCGCCGGTCCAGCGGCCATCTTCGACCGGTGGCCACACAGGTCGACCTCGATGCCGCGGTCGGTCAGGTCGCGGTCCGCCAGCAGCGGCATCAGCACCGGTGCGGCGAGGTGGCCCCGCAGCTGCGCGAACACGTCCCCGCCACCGGTCAGCGGCAGGATCGTCATCCCGAGCGACTCCCGGAAGGCGAGGAACTCGGCATACACCTCCTCGGGCTCGAGGCGTTCGGCGACGGTGACGACGGGCGCGAGCTCCTTGGTACCCCACGCGCCGGCCAGGTCCCAGTTGCCGAGGTGACCGAGGAAGCACACGACCGGTCGTCCCGCCGCGAGCTCGGCCCGCACCGGCCCGTCGCCCTCCACCCGCACCATGGCGGCGACCTGCTCAGCAGTGCGGTCGGGAAGCCGGAACGCCTCGCAGTAGTAACGCAGGTAGGAGCGCATGCCCGCGCGCACCAGGGCATCGAGCCCGGCGTCGTCGAGCTCGGGCCGCACCGTCGCGTAGTTGCTCCGCAGGCGCTGCACGCCCTTGCCACCCCGGGCGACGGTCAGGTCCGCGATCTGCTCGAACACCGTGTATGCCGTGCGCTCGGGCAGCATCCGCACGGTGCGCCACCCAAGGCGGTAGCCGCTGACGGCGAGGAGGTCGCCGAGGCCGGTCATCTCGGGCGGCCGCTCAGGAGGCTTCGACCAGGGCTTGCCGACGCACGAGCAGCATGCGCTGGAACACCGTGACGAGGCTGGCGACGGCGAGCAGGGCAAGCACGACCGTGAGCACGACCTCGGGCAGGCCCAGACCCACCAGCCCGGTCACGGCAAGCACGGCGACGAGCCGGTCGGCACGCTCCGCGATCCCCACGTTCGCGGTGAACCCCAGACCCTCTGCGCGGGCCTTGGCGTAGGACACCACGCTGCCCAGGATGAGGCAGGCGAGCGCGAGCACGGCCATCAGGAAGTTGGCGCCGCTGCCGGCATACCAGAGCACGAGGCCTCCGAAGATGGCGGAGTCGCCGACGCGGTCCAGCGTGGAGTCGAGGTACGCCCCCCACTTGCCGGAGCGGCCGGACATCCGCGCCATCACGCCGTCGACGGTGTCGGAGAAGACGAAGAGGGTGATGACCAGGGTGCCCCAGAAGAACTCGTGCCGGGGGTAGAAGGCCAGGGCGCCGACGCACACGCCGATCGTCCCGACGATCGTCACGATGTCAGGGCTGATCCCCAGCGCGAGGAACAACCGGGCGACCGGCGTGAAGATCCTCGTGAAGAGGGCGCGTGCGTACTTGTTGAGCATGGTGGGGTCAGCCTACTGAGGCCGGGCCGCCGACCCTGCAACCCCGCTGTCGGACGGTTTCGTGGGAGCGCATGCCGGGGTGCCGCCGGGAAGGGCGTACCGGTGGTCCGCCACCCACGTGTAGACCCGCCCGGCGACCCAGCTGATCCCCGGCAGCGTGACGAGGTGGCCCAGCGGCCGCCACAGCGGGGCGCCGTGCTTGAGACCCTCGGCGATGGCCAGGTGGGCGGACGCGACGCTCCCGTCCGGGCGGACGAACTGCGCGGCCTCGATGCAGTCCTGCTCGGTGAGCCCGAACCGACCGAGGTCGACCTGCTGCCACGGCTGGATGTCGTACCGGCTCCGGCGGTCCACCCACCGCGTGGCGAACCGGGCACTGGTCGTGCAGAACCCGCAGTCGCCGTCGAAGATGAGCAGCCCCCGCGCCCGTCCCGAGCCTGTCCTCGTCACCGCGTCCATGTCCCCCACTCTGTCACCCACCGACCCCGGGCCATGCGGCGACCAGGCGCGAGCGGACGTCCTCGAGCAGCATCGGCAGGGCCTTGGTCTGCCCGATGACCGGCAGGAAGTTCATGTCGCCGCCCCACCGCGGCACGATGTGCTGGTGAAGGTGGGCCTGGACGCCCGCGCCGGCCACGGCGCCCTGGTTCATCCCGATGTTGTAGCCGTGCGGGGCCGACGCCGCGTCGATCGCGGCGATGACCTGCTTGGTGAGCAGGGTGAACTCGGTCGTCTCCTCGTCCGTCAGGTCGACGTAGAGCGAGGCGTGGCGGTAGGGGCAGACCAGGACGTGACCGGGGTTGTAGGGGAACAGGTTCATCACGACGAAGCAGGTGGTGCCGCGGTGCACGATGAGCCCGGCCTGGTCGTCCTTGGCCGGCGCCGCGCAGAACGGGCAGCCGTCTCCCGCGTCCTCGCTGGGACGCTCCCCCGTCACGTACGCCATCCGGTGCGGGGTCCACAGCCGCTCGAAGCCGTCACGCGTCCCCGCGAAGTCCGTGTCGGGCTCCATCGCGTCGCCCCTGCTCAGACCCATGCTCAGACCTGACGACGTGAGGCGACGGCCTCGACGACCTCCGCGATCGCGTCCGCGATCGGCACCCCGTTCTTCTGCTCGCCGTTGCGGTAGCGGAACGACACCGCGCCTGCGCTGCGGTCCTCCTCGCCGGCGATGAGGGTGAACGGTACCTTGGACTTGCTCGCGTTGCGGATCTTCTTCGGGAACCGGTCGTCGCTCTCGTCGAGCTCGACCCGGATCCCCTTGGCCTTCATCTGCGAGAGCACGTCCCAGAGGTAGTCGTTGAACTCGTCGGCCACCGGGATCCCCAGCACCTGCACCGGGGACAGCCACACGGGGAACGCCCCCGCGTAGTGCTCGACGAGCACGCCGATGAACCGCTCGATCGAGCCGAACTTCGCCGAGTGGATCATCACCGGCTGCTTCCTCGAGCCGTCGGAGGCCTGGTACTCGAGGCCGAACCGCTCGGGCTGGTTGAAGTCGTACTGGATGGTCGACATCTGCCAGGTTCGCCCGATGGCGTCGCGCGCCTGCACCGAGATCTTGGGCCCGTAGTAGGCGGCTCCACCCGGGTCGGGCACGAGCTCGAGCCCGGACTCGGCGGCGACCTGCTCGAGGACGGAGGTGGCCACCTCCCACTGCTCGTCGGAGCCGATGAACTTGTCCTTCTTGTCGCCCTCGGTGTCACGGGTCGACAGCTCGAGGTAGAAGTCGTCGAGCCCGAAGTCGCGGAACAGGCCGAGGCAGAAGTCGAGCAGGTGCTTGACCTCGCCGGGCGCCTGCTCGGCGGTGACGTAGGAGTGCGAGTCGTCCTGGGTCATGCCGCGCACCCGGGTGAGGCCGTGCACCACGCCGGACTTCTCGAACCGGTAGACCGAGCCGAACTCGAACAGCCGCAACGGCAACTCGCGGTAGGACCGACCGCGCGAGCGGAAGATGAGGTTGTGCATCGGGCAGTTCATCGCCTTGAGGCGGTACTCGGTGCCCTCGAACTCCATCGGCGGGAACATGGTGTCCGCGTAGTACGGCAGGTGGCCCGAGGTGTGGAACAGGCCGTCCTTGCTGATGTGCGGGGTCCCGACGTACTCGAAGCCCTCCTCGATGTGGCGGCGACGGACGTAGTCCTCCATCTCGCGCTTGATGATCCCGCCCTTGGGGTGGAACACGGCCAGGCCCGACCCGAGCTCGTCGGGGAAGCTGAAGAGGTCGAGCTCGGCGCCCAGCTTGCGGTGGTCGCGCTTCTCGGCCTCGGCGAGCCGGTCGAGGTAGGCCTTGAGCTCGTCCTTGGTCGGCCAGGCGGTGCCGTAGACGCGCTGGAGCTGCGGGTTCTTCTCACTGCCCCGCCAGTAGGCGCCGCCGCTGCGCATCAGCTTGAACGCGTTGCCGAGCACCTTGGTCGACGGCACGTGGGGACCTCGGCAGAGGTCGCCCCAGGCCCGTGACCCGTCGCGCTTGAGGTTGTCGTAGATGGTGAGCTGGGCCCCGCCGACCTCGACGTCGGCTCCTTCGGCGGCATCGCCGGCTGCTCCGCCCTTGAGCCCGATCAGCTCGATCTTGTAGGGCTCGTCGGCCAGCTCGACGGCGGCCTGCGCGTCGGTGACCTCGCGGCGCGCGAAGGTCTGGCCCTCGTTGACGATGCGCTGCATGACCTTCTCGAGGGCCTTGAGGTCCTCGGGGGTGAACGGCTCGGCGACGTCGAAGTCGTAGTAGAACCCGTCGCGCACCGGCGGACCGATGCCCAGCTTCGCCTTGGGGTTCACCTCCTGGACTGCCTGCGCCAGGACGTGGGCGGCGCTGTGCCGCAGCACGTCCAGCCCGTCCTGCTCCTGCGCGGTCACCGGCTCGACGGCGTCGCCGTCGGCCAGCACGTGCGCGAGGTCGCGCAGCTCACCGTTGACGCGGGCCACGAGGACCGCCCGGTCCCCCTCGAACAGGTCGGCAGCGGTCGTCTGCTCCGGCACCGATCGCTCGCTTCCGGCGACGGTGACGGTGATCTGGGCAGACACGGTGCTCACTCCTGGTGATGGGACGACTGGGTATGCCGCGTGCACAGGCGCGCAGGCGGCATACCGATGCTATCGGCCGGGTGTGCGCACCCGCGCGCGAGTTGTTCCGGACCGCGGAAAGCCCTCTCAGAAATCTTGACTCGTTCCAGAAACGAGACCAGACTGCGGAACGTGACCTCCCCGCCCGTCGTCCACGCAGACGACCTGCCGCAGCAGCTGCGGGGCGTGGGCCTTCGGGTGACCCGACCCCGGGTGGCGGTCCTGCGGGCCGTGCACGCGCACCCCCACTCGGACACCGACTCGCTCATCGCCGCGACGCGACGGGACGTGCCGGAGGTCTCCCACCAGGCCGTCTATGACTGCCTCCAGGCACTGACCCGCTCCGGTCTGGTGCGTCGCATCCAGCCGCCCGGCTCGGTGGCGAGGTATGAGTCCCGGGTCGGGGACAACCACCACCACGTGGTCTGCCGGTCCTGCGGGGCGATCGCCGACGTCGACTGCGCGGTCGGCGCGGCTCCGTGCCTCGATCCCTCCGACACCCATGGCTTCGCCATCGACGAGGCCGAGGTCGTCTACCGGGGCCTGTGCCCCACCTGCTCAAGCCAGCCCGACCGAACCACCTGACCGAACGAACCACCCGACCCACCCGATCCCACCCGCCCGATCCCACAGCCACATCCCACACAGCCACATCCCACACAGCCACAGCCAGCACGTCCGGAAGGAAGTCATGTCCGACCACGCACCCCACAGCGGGGACCACGAGACCGAGCTCGCCGAGATGAACGAGAGCACGCAGAAGTGCCCCGTCGCGCACGGGCGGGCCCCCGAACCGGTCCAGGGTGGCAGCACCCGCGGCTGGTGGCCCGATCGCCTCAACCTCAAGATCCTGGCCAAGAACCCTGCCGTCGCGAACCCCTACGGCGAGGACTTCGACTACGCCGAGGCGTTCAGCTCGCTCGACCTGGCGGAGGTCAAGCGCGACATCGCCCAGCTCCTCACCACCTCGCAGGACTGGTGGCCGGCCGACTTCGGTCACTACGGGCCGCTGATGATCCGGATGGCCTGGCACAGCGCGGGCACCTACCGCGTGCAGGACGGACGTGGCGGTGCGGGCGCCGGGCAGCAGCGGTTCGCCCCGCTCAACAGCTGGCCGGACAACGCCAACCTCGACAAGGCCCGCCGGCTGCTGTGGCCCATCAAGAAGAAGTACGGCCGCAGCCTCTCCTGGGCCGACCTCATGGTCCTCACCGGCAACGTCAGCCTGGAGTCCATGGGCTTCACGCCCTTCGGCTTCGCCGGCGGCCGCGCGGATGTGTGGGAGCCCGACGAGGACGTCTACTGGGGTCCGGAGACCGAGTGGCTCGGCGACGAGCGCTACACCGGTGACCGCGAGCTCGAGAGCCCCCTGGCCGCCGTCCAGATGGGCCTGATCTACGTCAACCCCGAGGGCCCCAACGCAGACCCCGACCCGCTCGCCTCCGCCCGTGACATCCGCGAGACGTTCAAGCGCATGGCGATGAACGACGAGGAGACGGTCGCGCTCATCGCGGGGGGCCACACCTTCGGCAAGACCCACGGCGCGGCCGACCCCGAGAAGTACGTCTCCGACGAGCCGGAGGGCGCGGGACTCGAGCAGATGGGCTTGGGCTGGAAGAACAGCTTCGGCACCGGCGCCGGCCCCGACACGATCACCAGCGGCATCGAGGTCACCTGGACGATGACCCCGACGCAGTGGGACAACAACTTCTTCGAGAACCTGTTCGGCTTCGAGTGGGAGCTGACCAAGAGCCCCGCGGGCGCCAACCAGTGGAAGCCCAAGGACGGGGCCGGCGAGGGCACCACGCCGATGGCGCACGACCCGTCGAAGCGCATCGCGCCCACCATGCTCACCACCGACCTCGCGCTGCGCGTGGACCCGGTCTACGAGAAGATCTCGCGCCGCTTCCTCGAGAACCCCCAGGAGTTCGCCGACGCGTTCGCCCGGGCCTGGTTCAAGCTGACGCACCGCGACATGGGCCCGCTCGCGCGCTACCTCGGTCCGGAGGTGCCCACGGAGGAGCTGCTCTGGCAGGACCCGCTCCCCGCGCGCACCGGTGAGGTCGTGACGGCCGACGACGTGACCGAGCTCAAGGCCCTCATCGCCGGGGCAGGCCTCACGGTCGCGCAGCTGGTGTCCACCGCGTGGGCGGCCGCGTCGTCGTTCCGCGGCAGCGACAAGCGCGGCGGCGCCAACGGAGCCCGGATCCGTCTCGCACCCCAGAACGGCTGGGAGGTCAACAACCCGGCCCAGCTGGCGACCGTGCTGCGCACCCTCGAGGGCGTCCAGGACGCGTTCAACTCGCGCGGCGGACGCCAGGTGTCGCTGGCCGACCTGATCGTCCTCGCCGGAGGCGTCGGCGTCGAGCAGGCCGCCCGGGCAGCCGGCCACGCAGTCGAGGTGCCGTTCACGCCGGGTCGGGTCGACGCATCCCAGGAGCAGACGGACGTGGAGTCCTTCGGCTACCTCGAGCCGCGCTCCGACGGCTTCCGCAACTACGCCGGCAAGGGTTCGCGGCTGGGCGCCGAGTACCAGCTGGTCGACCGCGCCAACCTGCTCACCCTCAGCGCACCGGAGATGACGGTCCTGGTCGGCGGCCTGCGCGTCCTCGGGGCGAACTACGACGGCTCGCAGCTCGGCGTCCTGACCGAGGCCCCCGGCACCTTGACGAACGACTTCTTCGTCAACCTGCTCGACCTCGGGACCCAGTGGAGCTCCACCTCCCCGGACGCGTCCACCTTCGAGGGACGCGACGCCTCGGGACAGGTCCGCTGGACCGGCACCCGCGCGGACCTCGTGTTCGGCTCCAACTCCGAGCTGCGTGCCCTGGCCGAGGTCTACGCCAGCGACGACGCGAAGGAGAGCTTCGTCGAGGACTTCGTGGCGGCCTGGACCAAGGTCATGGACCTCGACCGGTTCGACGTCCACCGGGGCTGACGACGACGCGCCGTGGTCGCCGCCCATCCGGTCCTGCTCAGCCGGTCCCGGTGGTGGCGGCCACGGTGGACGCCACGATCGCCGCCGTGACGGCCGCTTGGACGTCCTGGACGGCCTTGCGCACGGCCTCGGCGCCCCACTCCGCGTCGGCGACCGCCTTGCCCCGGGCACGCAGCTCGCGCCTGGGCTGGTCCGGGAAGAGCTTGGGCAGCAGGTCGACGGCGTGCAGCAGGGCGACCAGGGCAGAGGTCCGCGCGTCGGGCTTCGTGCCGGTCACCACGGCGGCATACACCCTGTCGCGGATCTCGCGCTCGACCTCGGGCCGTGCGAGCAGCCACGCGTGGGTGGGAAACACGCCGAGGACCTTGCCCTGCCGGTGGGTGAGGACCCCCTCGGCAGCCAGGTCGCCGAGGACAGCGTCCTTGAGACCTCCGGCCCTGTCCTTCCAGGCGCTCATGCCCCCGATCCGGCCGACCGCGTCCTTGGGCTTGCGGTTGTGGGCCAGCTCGGCCACCTCGGCGAGGCGGGGGTCTGCCACGGCCACGGTCTTGGTTGCGCGGACCAGCCGACCGGGCTTGTACTCCGGGTCACCCGGTTCGGTCAGCCGCAGCACCCCGTCGAAGGTCAGGTCGACGATCGCGGCGCCGGCCACGGCCGCCTTGAGCTTGGTGCTGTCGACAAGAGGCCTGCCGGACTCGTCGTCCAGGGCGAGCAGGAGGAACTCGGCGGTCAGCGGGCGCGTCGTCATGCGGCCATCGTACGAAGCGGGTCCCCTCGCGTCTGTGCTTCTGCGCCCGTGCTTCCGCCCCCGTGCTGTGTGGCCCCCTCTCGGCTCGAGCAGGTGATGGGGTTCGATGGAGGCATGTCACCGCTGAAGCCACCGGGGCCTGGTCGGTTGGCGGTCTCGACAGTCCCGTTCGCAGATCCGCGGGTCCAGCGGCTCGTCGACGAGGTGCAGGCCCACTACGTCGTCATCTACGGCGGCCCCGACAGGTCGCCCGTGGACCCCACCGAGTTCGAGCCACCCCGCGGCCTGTTCGCCCTCGGCACCATCGACGGCCAGGACGTCGCCATGGGCGGCTGGCGCCATCGGCCCGACCTGACCGAGCTGTTCGGCGGGGCGCTCGTGGCCGAGATCAAGCGGATGTATGTCGCGCCGCCCGGAAGGCGCCAGGGCCATGCCCGCCGGATCCTCACCTTCCTGGAGGACACCGCCCGCGAGGCAGGCGCCGAGGTGCTCGTCCTCGAGACCGGCCTGATGCAGCCCGACGCCATCGCCCTCTACGAGGCCAGCGGCTACGAGCCGACGGTGCGGTTCGGGCACTACGCCAGCTCGGACCTCGCCCGGTACTTCGCCAAGCGGCTGACCCCAGCGCCCCAGGCATCGTCCTGACGGTCGGTCAGGTCGGTCGGTCAGGCGCGTCCGACGATGCGGCGCGCAGGTTTGCGGATGGGGCCACTGTCGGTGGGCATGACCGCCCTGTGGCTGTGCACCTCGAGCTCACGGATCAGTCGCTGAGCGTCGAGGAGCATCGCGCCGTACGCCGGCCAGGCCTGTGGGTCCTCGAGGTCGGCGGCGCGGACCTCGTTGCCCAGCCGGTCGATGATCTCGTTCGCCGTCCGCAGGTAGGTGGCCACGACCTCCCGCTCGGCGTCGTCCGGCAGCCCGAAGTGGCCGATGGCCCCGGCGACCTCGTCCAGGACCTGCGCGTAGCTCTCGAGGAACCGCTGTGTCGGTGCGGGCTGGGCCTCGTTCTCGTCCGCAGCGTCGACGAGCGTGCGGGCGATCCCGGAGACCTGCCACTGGCTGCGCCTGACCGCCTCGACCGTGTGGGCGTAGCCGGCCCAGTCGACCTCGAGCCGCCGAAGGTTGTCCCGCGGGTTGAACTTGGTGCTCTCCCGCCCGGTCTCGATCGCGGTCTGGATCGCCGGCGCCAGCTGGATGATCTCGGTGCTGGTGTCGTACCACTGGTGGGCCATGTCGCTGTCCCAGCCCTCGCGCAGCCCTGCGGCCATGTCGTTCAGCAGCAGGCACACCTTCCTCGTCAAGGCCCTGATCTGTTCGCGCGGCTGCTGGATGTGCAACGGGGCCAGGACGATGGCGTTGGTGAGCACACCGATGACGCCACCGACCAGCGTCTCCACGATGGTGAGGTAGGTGAAATCGACATTCGTCCCGCCGACGGTCAACAGGGACAGCAGAGCCATGGACGGGACCTGGATCCCGTGGTCACCCAGGCGTCTCCACCGGGCCATGATCAGCGCCAGGTAGATGACCGGAAGCATGCTCCACCAGTGGACGCCGAGCCAGGAGCCCACGAGCCACGCGACACTCATCCCGACCACGACCGCCAGCACTCGCTGCACGCTGGCGCCCAGCGACCGGACCATCGTGCGGTCGACCACGAGCAACGCGGCCATCGGTGCGTAGAAGGGTGACGGGCTGTGCATCACGTGCACCGCGAACTGCCAGGCGAGCACCGTCGCCAGGGCCGCCTTGCCCATCAGGAGGGCTGCATCACGCTCGGGCCCGTTGTGCCGGACTGCCTCGCGCACCGCTCGGACCCAGCTGAGCCCCGCAAGGCGGCCCGACTGCAGCCACGACACCGATGACGAGCGCTCGGGAGTGGGTTCCATCCCGACGACACTAGGTGCCCCGTCAGGCCTGCACCAAGACGCCCTCCGAGGCTCAGCGGGGCGCGAGGGTCAACGTCAGGTGCGGTGTGGCCGGGGCCTTCGTCGAGCGAAGCCCGGCCACGACCACCCGCTCCCGGTCGTCCACCACGAGCTCCACCGTGCTCGGCAGGAAGACCGGCTTGGCGAACCACACGTGCGAGGTCGACGCGTCGTTGCCTCGAGGCTCGAGGGCGGCCAGCGTGCGCGCGGCGGTCCACATGCCGTGGGCGATGGCGCGAGGAAAGCCCATGGCCCTGGCACTCAGCGCGTGCAGGTGGATCGGGTTCATGTCGCCGGACACGGCGGCATACGCCCGGCCCTGCCCTTCCGGGACGCGGATGATTCCGGCGGGCTCGCCGGATGGCAGGGTCGGCGCCGCGGGGGCCGCGGGGGCGTCGGGTGAGCCATGCCCTCGCCGCAGGTAGGTGCTCCGTCCGTCCCAGACCCGCGCGCCGTCGACCTCCACCTCGGTCACCAGGTCCACGAGCCGGCCCTTGGGGTGCGGTCGCAGGTCCTGCGCGTGCACCGAGATCGTGAGCCGGTCGTCGGCGGTCAGGCGCCGGTGGACGGTGATCTGGTTCTCCAGGTGCACCAGACCGGGCAACGGGAGAGGGAACGACCGGTCAGCCATCAGCGCGACCTGGAGTGGGAACCCGAGGACGTGCGGGTAGGTGTGCGGCAGGACGTCGCCGCCGGTGAACCCACAGACCCTGTCGTAGGCCAGCAGGTGGTCGCGGTCCACGACCACCTGCTCCCGGCGCAGGACGACGTCTGGCAGGTCGCCGCGGCGGCCGCGTTGGGTGAGCGCGGCCCGGGCGAAGAGCGCTGCCAGCGAAGGGGATTCGGTCAGCGTCCGCACCGTCATGTCAGGCACCCAGCAGGCTCTGGCCACAGACCCGGACGACGTTGCCGGTGACCCCGGCGTTGGCGTCCTGGCTGAACCAGGCGATCGTTTCGGCGACGTCGACCGGCAGACCGCCCTGGCTGAGGGAGTTCAGCAGCCGGCCCACCTCACGCGTGGCGAACGGCACCTTGGCGGTCATCTCGGTCTCGATGAACCCGGGCGCCACGGCGTTGACGGTGATGCCCCGCGACCGCAGGGCCGGGTCGGCCGACATCGCGTCCACGAGCCCGATCACCCCCGCCTTGGAGGCGCCGTAGTTGGTCTGTCCGCGGTTGCCGGCGATGCCCGCGATCGAGGAGACGAGGACCACGTGGCCGCCGTCGCGGACACCCCCGTCGGCCAGCAGGACCTCGTTCATGCGCAGGATCGACCCGAGGTTGACATCGAGGACCGAGGCCCAGCGCTGCGGGTCCATGTTGGCGAGCAGCTTGTCGCGAGTGATCCCGGCGTTGTGCACGACGATGTCGAGCCCACCGTGGCGGCTCGTGGCGTGGTCGAGGATGCGCCGGCCCGCGTCCTCGGCGGTCACGTCCAGCTGGAGGGCCGTGCCGCCGACCCGGTTGGCGGTCCGCGCCAGGGAGTCGCCGCCCCCGGGGATGTCGACGCACACGACCGTGGCGCCGTCCCGGCCCAGCACCTCGGCGATGGACGCACCGATCCCGCGGGCCGCACCGGTGACCACGGCCACCTTGCCCGCCAGGGGCTTCGACCAGTCAGCCGGTTCGGTCGGTGAGCCCGCACCCACGCGGACCACCTGTCCGTCGACGTAGGCCGAGCGGCCCGACAGCAGGAAGCGCAGCGTCGCGTCGACGTTGGCCTCGCCGCCGTCCCTGACGAGGACGAGGTTGGCGGTGGCTCCGGCCCGGAGCTCCTTGCCGATCGAGCGGGTGATCCCTTCGAGCGCTCGCCGCGTCGCGGCCTGCGCGAAACCGTTGGCGCTGCCCGGGTCCCGGCCGATGACGACGACCCGACCGCTGGGGCGCAGGGCCTTCAGGGCCGGAGCAACCAGGGTGCGCAGGGTGTCGAGGTCGGTCGGCTCGGACGCCTCGGTCAGGTCGGCGACGACCGCCGCCACCCGCTCCCCCTCCACCAGCTCGTCGACGATGTCGATCCCCTCGCCGGCCAGCAGG
This region includes:
- a CDS encoding phosphatidylinositol mannoside acyltransferase; its protein translation is MTGLGDLLAVSGYRLGWRTVRMLPERTAYTVFEQIADLTVARGGKGVQRLRSNYATVRPELDDAGLDALVRAGMRSYLRYYCEAFRLPDRTAEQVAAMVRVEGDGPVRAELAAGRPVVCFLGHLGNWDLAGAWGTKELAPVVTVAERLEPEEVYAEFLAFRESLGMTILPLTGGGDVFAQLRGHLAAPVLMPLLADRDLTDRGIEVDLCGHRSKMAAGPAALALGSGAALHPVSIHYERLDTSTWRHRIVITFHDRVEVPSTGTTRAKAVAMTQACADVLGTAIVEHTADWHMLQRVFV
- the pgsA gene encoding phosphatidylinositol phosphate synthase, which codes for MLNKYARALFTRIFTPVARLFLALGISPDIVTIVGTIGVCVGALAFYPRHEFFWGTLVITLFVFSDTVDGVMARMSGRSGKWGAYLDSTLDRVGDSAIFGGLVLWYAGSGANFLMAVLALACLILGSVVSYAKARAEGLGFTANVGIAERADRLVAVLAVTGLVGLGLPEVVLTVVLALLAVASLVTVFQRMLLVRRQALVEAS
- a CDS encoding thiol-disulfide oxidoreductase DCC family protein; the encoded protein is MDAVTRTGSGRARGLLIFDGDCGFCTTSARFATRWVDRRSRYDIQPWQQVDLGRFGLTEQDCIEAAQFVRPDGSVASAHLAIAEGLKHGAPLWRPLGHLVTLPGISWVAGRVYTWVADHRYALPGGTPACAPTKPSDSGVAGSAARPQ
- a CDS encoding HIT family protein, translated to MGLSRGDAMEPDTDFAGTRDGFERLWTPHRMAYVTGERPSEDAGDGCPFCAAPAKDDQAGLIVHRGTTCFVVMNLFPYNPGHVLVCPYRHASLYVDLTDEETTEFTLLTKQVIAAIDAASAPHGYNIGMNQGAVAGAGVQAHLHQHIVPRWGGDMNFLPVIGQTKALPMLLEDVRSRLVAAWPGVGG
- the thrS gene encoding threonine--tRNA ligase, giving the protein MSAQITVTVAGSERSVPEQTTAADLFEGDRAVLVARVNGELRDLAHVLADGDAVEPVTAQEQDGLDVLRHSAAHVLAQAVQEVNPKAKLGIGPPVRDGFYYDFDVAEPFTPEDLKALEKVMQRIVNEGQTFARREVTDAQAAVELADEPYKIELIGLKGGAAGDAAEGADVEVGGAQLTIYDNLKRDGSRAWGDLCRGPHVPSTKVLGNAFKLMRSGGAYWRGSEKNPQLQRVYGTAWPTKDELKAYLDRLAEAEKRDHRKLGAELDLFSFPDELGSGLAVFHPKGGIIKREMEDYVRRRHIEEGFEYVGTPHISKDGLFHTSGHLPYYADTMFPPMEFEGTEYRLKAMNCPMHNLIFRSRGRSYRELPLRLFEFGSVYRFEKSGVVHGLTRVRGMTQDDSHSYVTAEQAPGEVKHLLDFCLGLFRDFGLDDFYLELSTRDTEGDKKDKFIGSDEQWEVATSVLEQVAAESGLELVPDPGGAAYYGPKISVQARDAIGRTWQMSTIQYDFNQPERFGLEYQASDGSRKQPVMIHSAKFGSIERFIGVLVEHYAGAFPVWLSPVQVLGIPVADEFNDYLWDVLSQMKAKGIRVELDESDDRFPKKIRNASKSKVPFTLIAGEEDRSAGAVSFRYRNGEQKNGVPIADAIAEVVEAVASRRQV
- a CDS encoding Fur family transcriptional regulator; this encodes MTSPPVVHADDLPQQLRGVGLRVTRPRVAVLRAVHAHPHSDTDSLIAATRRDVPEVSHQAVYDCLQALTRSGLVRRIQPPGSVARYESRVGDNHHHVVCRSCGAIADVDCAVGAAPCLDPSDTHGFAIDEAEVVYRGLCPTCSSQPDRTT
- the katG gene encoding catalase/peroxidase HPI, with the protein product MSDHAPHSGDHETELAEMNESTQKCPVAHGRAPEPVQGGSTRGWWPDRLNLKILAKNPAVANPYGEDFDYAEAFSSLDLAEVKRDIAQLLTTSQDWWPADFGHYGPLMIRMAWHSAGTYRVQDGRGGAGAGQQRFAPLNSWPDNANLDKARRLLWPIKKKYGRSLSWADLMVLTGNVSLESMGFTPFGFAGGRADVWEPDEDVYWGPETEWLGDERYTGDRELESPLAAVQMGLIYVNPEGPNADPDPLASARDIRETFKRMAMNDEETVALIAGGHTFGKTHGAADPEKYVSDEPEGAGLEQMGLGWKNSFGTGAGPDTITSGIEVTWTMTPTQWDNNFFENLFGFEWELTKSPAGANQWKPKDGAGEGTTPMAHDPSKRIAPTMLTTDLALRVDPVYEKISRRFLENPQEFADAFARAWFKLTHRDMGPLARYLGPEVPTEELLWQDPLPARTGEVVTADDVTELKALIAGAGLTVAQLVSTAWAAASSFRGSDKRGGANGARIRLAPQNGWEVNNPAQLATVLRTLEGVQDAFNSRGGRQVSLADLIVLAGGVGVEQAARAAGHAVEVPFTPGRVDASQEQTDVESFGYLEPRSDGFRNYAGKGSRLGAEYQLVDRANLLTLSAPEMTVLVGGLRVLGANYDGSQLGVLTEAPGTLTNDFFVNLLDLGTQWSSTSPDASTFEGRDASGQVRWTGTRADLVFGSNSELRALAEVYASDDAKESFVEDFVAAWTKVMDLDRFDVHRG
- a CDS encoding GOLPH3/VPS74 family protein; its protein translation is MTTRPLTAEFLLLALDDESGRPLVDSTKLKAAVAGAAIVDLTFDGVLRLTEPGDPEYKPGRLVRATKTVAVADPRLAEVAELAHNRKPKDAVGRIGGMSAWKDRAGGLKDAVLGDLAAEGVLTHRQGKVLGVFPTHAWLLARPEVEREIRDRVYAAVVTGTKPDARTSALVALLHAVDLLPKLFPDQPRRELRARGKAVADAEWGAEAVRKAVQDVQAAVTAAIVASTVAATTGTG